A stretch of the Salmo salar chromosome ssa20, Ssal_v3.1, whole genome shotgun sequence genome encodes the following:
- the LOC106580267 gene encoding forkhead box protein B2-like, whose protein sequence is MPRPGKNSYSDQKPPYSYISLTAMAIQNSTEKMLPLSDIYKFIMDRFPYYRENTQRWQNSLRHNLSFNDCFIKIPRRPDQPGKGSFWALHPDCGDMFENGSFLRRRKRFKLLRAEHMACKSSPMMHYFHHQGKLSGGHHEHPGPAAAVGRLPHFQSYGSINCGQSGGFKHPFAIENIIGRDYKGVMTSGLPITSVMQHLGYPMPAQLSSVVNSMWPHVGMLSDSMSAIPVSSEYAPFGVSMKGLYHHASGQTLPAVPVPIKPTPSMCPMPGLSGLPSGPAQLCSSSSMLEKNGSDPLEGKGNAIHPALLLS, encoded by the coding sequence ATGCCTCGTCCGGGGAAGAACTCGTACAGTGACCAGAAGCCGCCTTACTCCTATATCTCTCTGACAGCCATGGCCATCCAGAACTCAACGGAGAAGATGCTCCCACTGAGCGACATCTATAAGTTCATTATGGACCGCTTCCCTTACTACCGGGAGAACACACAGCGGTGGCAGAACTCTCTGCGACACAACCTGTCCTTCAATGATTGCTTCATCAAAATCCCCCGGCGGCCCGACCAGCCGGGGAAGGGCAGCTTCTGGGCCCTGCACCCAGACTGTGGGGACATGTTCGAAAACGGCAGCTTTCTACGCAGGCGGAAGCGCTTTAAACTGCTGCGCGCTGAGCACATGGCCTGCAAGAGCTCCCCGATGATGCACTACTTCCACCACCAGGGCAAGCTGAGTGGAGGGCACCATGAGCATCCAGGCCCTGCGGCGGCGGTGGGCAGGCTCCCCCACTTTCAGAGCTACGGCAGCATCAACTGCGGACAGTCCGGCGGCTTCAAGCACCCGTTTGCCATTGAGAACATCATAGGTCGGGACTACAAGGGCGTGATGACGAGCGGGCTGCCCATCACTTCGGTAATGCAGCACCTGGGCTACCCTATGCCCGCGCAGCTCAGCAGTGTGGTCAACTCAATGTGGCCGCACGTCGGCATGCTGTCAGATTCCATGAGCGCCATACCAGTCTCCTCAGAGTATGCTCCCTTTGGCGTGTCCATGAAGGGTCTCTACCATCACGCCAGTGGACAGACGCTACCCGCTGTTCCCGTGCCCATCAAACCCACCCCGTCTATGTGTCCGATGCCCGGTCTTTCGGGCCTTCCGTCCGGCCCAGCGCAGCTCTGCTCCTCTTCATCCATGCTGGAGAAGAATGGTTCCGACCCTTTGGAGGGCAAGGGCAACGCGATACACCCGGCTCTTCTGCTGTCTTAA